Part of the Candidatus Zixiibacteriota bacterium genome, CTGCGTCTGACCGCAGATCACGGCAGATCGTCTATACAGGCACTCCTCAAGTCTGCGGGCAAGCGAAAGCATTGTCTTGTTGGTAATTAGACCGAGCTTCTCGGCAGATTCGGGCCAAAGATCAGAGACGTTGCATATCAGCCTCCCCCCTTTCATAATCTTGAGCAGGTAGGCAGAAATCCCGAGGAACAGGGGTGGAGACTCGCAGAATATATAGTCGAATGTCTGAAGCTTGAAAGTGCCGATTACGAGAGACGAGAGTACGAAGGAGAAATAGGTCAAGAGCCTGAGAAGGAGGTTCTTCCTGTTAGCGCTCACAAATATCCATGACCTCAGAACATCAAGGCCAGCAATACCTTCCCTGCAGAACCATTTGCCTCGATATGCCTCATGGACAACCATTTCCGGGTAGTTCGGCATAGCGGTCAGGACAGTGATGTCTGCGTCCTTGTCCTTAAGCCGCGAGGCAAGATCGGAAAGTCTGTTCTGCGGAGCGCCGACTTCCGGCGGAAAATATTGTGTCAGAAAGACTATTTTCATCGAGAGGACTGCCGATTGGCAAACTCGTTTTTCAGTTCCTTTATTATATAGTGACTCGCCCTGCCGTCACCATAGAGGCCATCTTCGAAATTGAGGCTGCTGCGAATCAAGTCATCGAAAGCACGTCGGATCAACTCTGAATCGGAACCGACAACCCGGTTATAACCCCGTTTCGCCAACTCCACCCACTCTGTTTCATCACGCAGGGTGAGACATGCCTTCTTATAGAAATATGCCTCCTTCTGCACTCCACCGCTGTCGGTTATGACGAGCTTACAGTGCTTCAGCAGCTCGATCATGTCGAAAAATCCAACCGGATCGATTGTTTTCAACCGTGTTGTTATCTTCTGAGTGCTGAGAACCTGTCTTGTGCGAGGATGCAGAGGCAAGATTACCGTAGCCGCCTCGGCGATACTATTGAGCCCGTTGATGATGCCCATGAATCGTGACAGATTGTCGGTGTTTTCGGCCCTGTGAATTGTACAGAGCACGAAGTTGTCCATGCCGAGTCGGCTGATGATCTTCGATTTCGCCGGAGCGAGCTTGCTGTAATGGACGCTCGCGTCATACATCACGTCGCCGGTATTGATGATCCTGCATTTCAGCTTCTCGAATCCTTCAGAGCGAAGATTCTCGACTGCGGCATCAGTCGGGCAGAAGAGAATATCGGAGATTCTGTCGGTGATAACGCGATTGACCTCTTCGGGCATATCGAGATTGAAACTTCGGAGTCCCGCCTCGACATGAGCAACTTTCAGATGCAGCTTCCTTGCGGCGAGGGCACCGGCAAGTGTCGAGTTCGTGTCGCCATACACCAGCACGATGTCGGGGGATTCGTCTTTGAGGAGCCGTTCGAGACCCTCGATCATCTGGCCGGT contains:
- the wecB gene encoding UDP-N-acetylglucosamine 2-epimerase (non-hydrolyzing); protein product: MKIVSVVGARPQFIKVAMISRELAGDPDITHIVVHTGQHFDNNMYSVFFEELEIPQPNYDLQIHSLSHGAMTGQMIEGLERLLKDESPDIVLVYGDTNSTLAGALAARKLHLKVAHVEAGLRSFNLDMPEEVNRVITDRISDILFCPTDAAVENLRSEGFEKLKCRIINTGDVMYDASVHYSKLAPAKSKIISRLGMDNFVLCTIHRAENTDNLSRFMGIINGLNSIAEAATVILPLHPRTRQVLSTQKITTRLKTIDPVGFFDMIELLKHCKLVITDSGGVQKEAYFYKKACLTLRDETEWVELAKRGYNRVVGSDSELIRRAFDDLIRSSLNFEDGLYGDGRASHYIIKELKNEFANRQSSR